One window of the Xenopus tropicalis strain Nigerian chromosome 10, UCB_Xtro_10.0, whole genome shotgun sequence genome contains the following:
- the LOC101730251 gene encoding uncharacterized protein LOC101730251 — protein MDRELKEIEGIYKEQLEEIREAWMDSLAHLEDRIDDILGVIDDMQALIFEMKTKERKEEELTEESYETAMGSSLSSENTAEEQPTSSEGSNSEGEEQEGSESGTSKEERLEKSEGAEDKNNVKQVSFAGNLCTFHEIPQRKKEKGSKFIRFFRRIFGKKTKKSWIKENTENCDESGQRTDMERGSTTIIDDGTRHWKSAMLDHEEDRLLND, from the exons ATGGATCGCGAACTGAAAG AAATAGAAGGAATCTACAAGGAGCAGCTAGAGGAGATCCGGGAAGCCTGGATGGATTCGCTGGCTCATTTAGag GACAGAATTGATGATATATTAGGGGTCATAGACGATATGCAGGCCCTAATATTTGAAATGAAgacaaaagaaaggaaagaagaagAACTCACTGAAGAGTCTTATGAAACTGCTATGGGGAGTTCCTTAAGCAGTGAAAACACTGCCGAGGAGCAACCTACAAGCAGTGAGGGCTCTAACAGTGAGGGAGAGGAACAGGAAGGATCGGAAAGCGGGACAAGTAAGGAAGAAAGATTGGAGAAAAGTGAAGGTGCAGAGGATAAAAACAATGTGAAGCAAGTGAGCTTCGCAGGAAACCTCTGCACTTTTCATGAGATCCCGCAAAGGAAGAAGGAAAAAGGAAGCAAATTCATAAGATTCTTTAGAAGAATCTTTGGAAAGAAAACTAAGAAAAGTTGGATTAAAGAGAACACGGAAAACTGCGATGAAAGTGGACAACGCACGGACATGGAAAGAGGGTCTACCACCATAATAGATGATGGGACCCGGCATTGGAAGAGCGCAATGCTTGATCATGAGGAAGATCGGCTGCTGAATGATTAA